A DNA window from Bombus vancouverensis nearcticus chromosome 6, iyBomVanc1_principal, whole genome shotgun sequence contains the following coding sequences:
- the UQCR-Q gene encoding ubiquinol-cytochrome c reductase ubiquinone-binding protein, producing MGGKRFGELERVTGVTFFRLSPYEQSPFAGIREATIRFVKRCRGEFFFITPPFLCTYLLMEWADFEYHKLQRKNPKDYENDT from the exons ATGGGAGGAAAGAGGTTTGGAGAACTTGAAAGAGTAACTGGTGTTACATTTTTCCGTCTTAGTCCATATGAACAAAGTCCTTTTGCTGGAATACGTGAGGCTACTATACGATTTGTAAAACGCTGTAGAGGagaattcttttttattacacctc CCTTTCTTTGTACTTACCTACTAATGGAATGGGCAGATTTTGAATATCATAAACTACAACGTAAAAATCCGAAAGATTATGAAAATGATACATAA